Proteins co-encoded in one Arachis hypogaea cultivar Tifrunner chromosome 13, arahy.Tifrunner.gnm2.J5K5, whole genome shotgun sequence genomic window:
- the LOC112737345 gene encoding protein SEMI-ROLLED LEAF 2, protein MSVISRNIWPVCGSLCCFCPALRERSRHPIKRYKKLLADIFPKNQDEEPNDRMISKLCEYAAKNPLRVPKITSYLEQRCYRELRNENYHAVKVVICIYRKLLVSCRDQMPLFASSLLSIIQILLDQTRHDEVQILGCHTLFDFVNNQTDGTYMFNLDGFISKLCRLAQEMGEDAKIQNLRAAGIQVLSSMVWFMGEFSHISVEFDNVVSVVLENYGEVQKDAQRNAARLYSWKMIVNEKGELQVSKEDTANPGFWSRVCIQNMAKLAKEGTTVRRVLESLFRYFDNSNLWSPDHGLALSVLLDMQSIIENSGQNTHLLLSILVKHLDHKNVLKNPNMQLDIVGVISCVAQHTRSQQSVAIIGALSDMMRHLRKSIHCSLDDSSLGAEVIQWNQKYRQEVDECLVQLTTKIADAGPVLDTMAVMLENMSSITVMSRTLISAVYRTAQIVASIPNLTYQNKAFPEALFHQLLLSMVHLDQETRVGAHRIFSVVLVPSSVCPQPQHSADIQRVLSRNTSVFSSSAALFEKLERKPATIQEESHSDGNTGDNSIFNRLKSTYSRTASRRSSSIESLERKNSKGSSSIINRLKSSRSGSVRRTQPEENNTTDSSNKQLALPLRLSSHQITLMLSSIWAQSVYPMNTPENFEAIAHTFSLVLLVAQSKNSSYEALTESFQLAISLRSISLNDKVKLQPSRRRSLFTLATSMIVFTSKAYNIGSLISIAKMPLTDKTCDPFLQLLNDSKLQVVLDTARHSSRVYGSKEDDAAALKSLSAIKLTESQSKESFATMIVQGLGIPIDESSTLKEELLREFSPDDACPLGAQLSTETTEIYQAGLKDDKHSDMVDIPLFTMDDDIPSNGMEIQVHPNAQQPLGNTNLLSVDDILGSVLDTTNHVGRISTSTAPDMSYKEMALHCENLLMGKQEKLNVFMASNTLQSSFRFAPPMYNHEDWDKGTSANSNLQMTSMSGNPFLDPPNMGPNSLNTFPDSAPRHCGTAYQHQPNFFQLPAARPYDNFLKAAGC, encoded by the exons atgagcgTGATTTCTCGGAACATATGGCCCGTATGCGGCAGCTTGTGTTGTTTCTGTCCTGCGTTGAGGGAGCGTTCAAGGCATCCAATCAAGCGTTACAAGAAGCTCCTTGCTGATATCTTCCCTAAAAACCag GACGAGGAACCCAATGATCGTATGATTAGCAAGTTATGTGAATACGCCGCCAAAAATCCCCTTCGCGTTCCTAag ATAACGAGCTATCTTGAGCAAAGGTGTTATAGGGAGTTGAGAAATGAGAACTACCACGCTGTAAAAGTTGTCATTTGTATCTACAGGAAGTTGTTGGTTTCTTGTAGGGACCAAAT GCCTTTGTTTGCAAGTAGCTTGCTTAGTATTATACAAATTCTTCTTGATCAAACACGGCATGATGAAGTGCAGATTTTAGGCTGCCACACCTTGTTTGACTTTGTGAACAATCAG ACGGATGGTACTTATATGTTCAATCTAGATGGCTTCATTTCAAAACTTTGCCGTCTAGCTCAAGAAATGGGAGAAGatgcaaaaatacaaaatttgcGTGCTGCTGGAATTCAAGTCCTTTCATCAATG GTTTGGTTCATGGGAGAATTCTCTCATATTTCAGTTGAATTTGACAAT GTTGTTTCAGTTGTTTTGGAAAATTATGGTGAAGTCCAGAAAGATGCTCAACGGAATGCAGCCAGGCTCTATTCTTGGAAAATGATAGTGAATGAAAAAGGAGAACTTCAAGTGTCAAA GGAGGATACAGCAAACCCTGGATTCTGGTCACGAGTTTGCATACAGAATATGGCAAAGTTAGCCAAGGAGGGTACAACTGTTCGACGAGTTTTGGAATCCTTGTTCCGCTATTTTGATAATTCAAATCTCTGGTCTCCTGATCATGGTCTTGCTCTTTCTGTCTTGCTTGACATGCAGTCGATAATTGAAAATTCTG GACAGAATACACATTTGTTGCTGTCCATTTTAGTCAAGCACCTTGATCACAAGAATGTTTTAAAGAATCCTAATATGCAACTTGACATTGTTGGCGTTATTAGTTGTGTTGCTCAACATACAAGATCTCAACAATCTGTTGCCATTATTGGTGCATTGAGTGATATGATGAGGCATCTACGGAAAAGCATACACTGCTCCCTTGACGATTCAAGTCTGGGGGCTGAAGTGATACAATGGAACCAAAAATACCGACAAGAAGTAGATGAATGCCTTGTACAGTTAACAACTAAG ATTGCAGATGCAGGTCCTGTTCTCGACACAATGGCTGTGATGCTGGAAAATATGTCTAGTATTACAGTTATGTCCAGGACCTTGATTTCTGCAGTTTATAGAACTGCTCAAATAGTCGCGTCAATACCGAATTTGACATATCAGAACAAG GCATTCCCCGAGGCTCTATTTCATCAGTTACTCTTGTCGATGGTCCATCTGGACCAAGAAACCAGGGTGGGTGCACACCGCATATTTTCTGTTGTTCTTGTGCCATCATCCGTTTGTCCACAACCTCAACATTCAGCGGATATTCAAAGGGTGCTTTCAAGAAACACGTCTGTCTTTTCTTCTTCAGCTGCACTCTTTGAAAAGTTGGAGAGGAAGCCAGCTACCATTCAAGAAGAAAGTCATTCAGATGGAAACACTGGTGATAACTCTATTTTTAACAGATTGAAGTCAACTTATAGTCGGACAGCTAGTAGAAGATCTTCTTCTATTGAATCTCTGGAGAGAAAGAATTCAAAGGGTAGTAGTTCTATAATAAATAGATTAAAGTCTAGCCGATCAGGTAGTGTAAGAAGGACTCAGCCCGAAGAAAATAATACTACAGATAGTTCCAATAAACAACTG GCATTACCCCTTAGGTTGAGTAGTCATCAGATTACTCTTATGCTATCATCTATCTGGGCTCAGTCCGTCTACCCCATGAACACCCCTGAAAATTTTGAAGCAATTGCTCACACCTTCAGCCTTGTCTTGCTTGTTGCTCAGAGTAAG AATTCCTCTTATGAGGCCTTAACTGAAAGTTTTCAGTTGGCAATTTCCTTGAGGAGCATTTCCCTCAATGATAAAG TCAAACTTCAACCATCACGGCGCAGATCTCTCTTTACACTGGCAACATCCATGATTGTTTTCACTTCCAAGGCCTACAATATTGGTTCTCTCATTTCTATTGCTAAAATGCCACTGACAGATAAGACA TGTGATCCATTCCTGCAACTGTTAAACGACAGCAAGttacaagttgttcttgataCAGCTAGACATTCAAGTAGAGTTTATGGATCAAAAGAGGATGACGCAGCTGCTTTGAAGTCACTTTCAGCTATAAAATTGACAGAAAGCCAGTCTAAAGAATCATTTGCTACCATGATAGTACAGGGTCTAGGAATTCCAATAGAT GAATCATCCACCTTAAAAGAAGAGCTACTTCGTGAATTTTCACCTGATGATGCTTGTCCACTAGGAGCCCAATTATCTACTGAGACAACAGAAATCTATCAGGCCGGGTTGAAAGATGATAAACATTCCGATATG GTTGATATTCCATTATTTACTATGGATGACGACATTCCATCTAACGGAATGGAAATCCAAGTTCATCCTAATGCACAGCAGCCTTTAGGAAATACAAACCTTTTGAGTGTTGATGACATTTTGGGTTCA GTTTTGGACACAACCAATCATGTAGGGAGAATTTCTACATCAACGGCTCCTGACATGAGTTACAAAGAAATGGCTCTCCATTGTGAGAACCTCCTCATGGGAAAGCAAGAGAAGTTGAATGTTTTCATGGCTTCCAATACATTGCAATCATCATTTAGGTTTGCTCCTCCTATGTACAACCATGAGGACTGGGACAAGGGCACTTCTGCAAATTCCAATCTTCAAATGACTTCTATG AGTGGAAATCCATTCTTGGATCCTCCAAACATGGGTCCTAATTCACTCAACACATTTCCTGACTCTGCTCCAAGGCATTGTGGAACTGCATACCAACATCAGCCTAACTTCTTTCAACTGCCAGCGGCACGCCCGTATGATAATTTCTTGAAGGCCGCCGGATGTTGA